The Photobacterium sp. TY1-4 DNA window CCCCTCCAGACGTGTGGTTTCACGCTGGATGAGCTGATGCCCGATCACGGCGTAACCAATAGCGCAAGGGGCCAGCGCGGCGAACAAATCGACCCGATCGCCGGCCATCCCGGTATCCAGGACATAACGGGTATAGCTTACAGTACCGAAATCTTCCGGTTCCGCTTCCATATCGGACTCGGTCAGGCCCCATTGGCCGCAGTATTCCACATGGTGGTTCATTTCCGTATCCAGCAGGGCGGCCAGGCTTGGCAGCGGCTCCCGCATTTCTTCCAGTGTCCGGGACTTGAAAATGGCCAGGGCAAATGCGCGCGCGTAGTGTTTAAGAAACAAAAAGTCCTGCTTCAGGTAGTGCAGGTAGGCATGCTTATTCAGCTCGCCCGAGGCCAGCTGCTGGACAAACGGGTGCTCGATATAGTCCTGCCAGTCGTCCCGACAGGCGTTGATCAGGTCTTTGTGATTCATCGGTGTGTTCCTTGATGTCATGTGATTAGTAGGTCAGGACGTAATCTTTAGCTTGCGGGAGCGTGTGAATGATCTTGTGCTGCTTCATGAAGGCGGCATAGTCGTCATAACGCTTAAGCTCAACGGCACCCGGACGCAGAGCAAAACGGGTCAGCGTATCTTCCCAGGCCCGACGGTTGAGATCGTTATTGAGGGTGTCCGGCGCGTAGGCGACAAATTCCTGCCAGGCTTTCTCAGGGTGATTGATCAGGTACACGGTTGCTTTTTCAATCGCTTTGTTGAACTTGTTGATGGTTTCCGGATTGTATTTGTGTTTATTGGCCACAAAGATCAGCTCGTCATACGGCGGGACGCCATGTTCTTCCGGATAGAACGCGGTGGCTTCATAGCCTTCCAGTTCTAGCTGGTTCAGCTCGAAGTTACGCAGGCCGCCCCAAATTGCATCGACTTTGCCTGATGCCAGCGAGGAGGAGAGTGCCCAGCCAACATTGATGATTTTGACGGAATCCATCGAGACCTGATCTGAAGCAAGCATGGTGCCGATCGTGGCATCTTCACTGCCGCCGATTGCCACGCCGATTTTTTTGCCTTTCAAATCGGCGAGGCTGCGAATGCCGGATTTATCCAGCACAATCAATGAGTTCAGCGGGCCGGAAATGAGGGTGGCCGAGCGGACCAATGGCAGTTCAGCTGCGATGCTGGAGATCAGCGTACTTTGATAGGACACGGCCAAATCAATTTTCCCGGCAGCAACCAGTTTATCCGGAATGCTGGGATCAGCCGGCTCCTGAATCACCACTTCCAGTCCCTGCTCAGCAAACCAGCCTTTTTCCTGGGCCAGAATAATCGGGCCGTGGTTGGGATTGACGAACCAGTCGAGCATTAAGGTGACCTTTTCAGCGGCTGCCTGGAACGATGCCAGCGATAAGGAGATCGCGGCAACGCTTTGAAGTAACTGCTTTTTCATATGAATTTCCTGTTGATGTTATCTGTGTTATTGGTTTTGCCACGGAATGGCTTTTTTCAGCAGGCCGTCGGCAATGAAGTAAAAACTGATGGAGAAGAATGCCAGGATGAACAGGGCGGCAAACATCTCATCGACGAACATGCGGGCGTTGGCTTGCAGCATCAGATAGCCCAGCCCTTCGCTCGAACCCACCCATTCGCCGATGACTGCGCCGATTGGGGCCACCACCACAGCAACCCGAATACCCGAAGCCAGTGCCGGCAGGGCGGCAGGCAGGCGGATCTGCCACAGCAGCTGCCAGCGCGTGGCACCCATGGTGCGGGCCAGATCCAGATAGCCGGTCGGCGTTTGCCGCAACCCGTCGTAACAACAAGTGGTGACGGGGAAAAAGATGATCAGGGCGGCCATCACGACTTTCGAGGCAATGCCGTAACCGAGCCATAGCATCAGGATCGGCGCAATCGCAAAGACCGGAATGGCCTGGCTGGTGATCAAGATCGGCAGCAGCCAGCGGCGCAACGGGGCAAACAGCAACATTTGCAGGGCGAAAAACAGCCCCATCGCTAACCCCAGTAACAGGCCGAGTAATACCTCGGTGCTGGTGACCAGGGTGTGGTGCCAGAGCACATCAAACCGGGTGACTAGCTTGTTTAGCACTGCAACCGGTCCCGGCAGGATAAAAGGTGGCAGTGAAAACAGCATCACGGCAGCCTGCCAGAGACTGATAATCACCCCGAAGCTGATGAGTACCCGCAGTACTTTTCGGGAAAACCCGCTTCGGCTGATCGTCCGGGCCGACGCCGCAGGCGGCTGAAACGGCTGCAATGGCCGTTTGGTCATGGGCTCGAGGGTGTCCTGAGGAAGGCTGTCAGCCATAGTCACGCTCCAGTTGGTCAATAATCATCTGCTGGTGGGCCGCCATTTGCGCGTCAAATGATCGCGGCGGCACGGATTGCGGGACAGCCAATCGGGCCAGCTGTGCCGGGCTACCGGACATCAGGTAGATGTGATGTGCCAGCCGCAGGGCTTCCTGTGGATCATGGGTGATTAACAGCACGGTACGATCCTGCAATAACTCGGCGGCCAGGCTCTGTAGTTTGTGGCGGGTGACAGCGTCGAGCGCGGAAAAGGGCTCGTCCATCAGGACCAGTGGCTTGTCCTGCATCAGGGTCCGAGCCAGGGCCACACGCTGGCGCATCCCCCCGGAGAGCTGATCCGGTCTGACTGCATGGAAATCTGCCAGACCGACGGCCGCCAGCAACGACATCGCCCGGGTTGCATCCGGTGTTGTGGCGCCTGAACCCAGCCGCTGGCTGAGGCAGACGTTGTCCAGCACGGACAGCCACGGCAGTAACAGATCCTGCTGGGCCATATAGGCGACGCGGTCTTGCAATGGTTGCTC harbors:
- the tenA gene encoding thiaminase II, with amino-acid sequence MNHKDLINACRDDWQDYIEHPFVQQLASGELNKHAYLHYLKQDFLFLKHYARAFALAIFKSRTLEEMREPLPSLAALLDTEMNHHVEYCGQWGLTESDMEAEPEDFGTVSYTRYVLDTGMAGDRVDLFAALAPCAIGYAVIGHQLIQRETTRLEGNPYRSWIELYSGDEFQVGTQETIARLDRMLAEIPLSSTRGQRLCDIFRTATRMEVAFWQQGMNAAR
- a CDS encoding ABC transporter ATP-binding protein, with the translated sequence MLSPAVGGHPPPVQVSLNHASLRYRDAATAVFDDLNLTLPAGQWTCLLGKSGCGKTTLLRHLAGLSGDAVLWQGQLLTSDEQPLQDRVAYMAQQDLLLPWLSVLDNVCLSQRLGSGATTPDATRAMSLLAAVGLADFHAVRPDQLSGGMRQRVALARTLMQDKPLVLMDEPFSALDAVTRHKLQSLAAELLQDRTVLLITHDPQEALRLAHHIYLMSGSPAQLARLAVPQSVPPRSFDAQMAAHQQMIIDQLERDYG
- a CDS encoding ABC transporter substrate-binding protein — encoded protein: MKKQLLQSVAAISLSLASFQAAAEKVTLMLDWFVNPNHGPIILAQEKGWFAEQGLEVVIQEPADPSIPDKLVAAGKIDLAVSYQSTLISSIAAELPLVRSATLISGPLNSLIVLDKSGIRSLADLKGKKIGVAIGGSEDATIGTMLASDQVSMDSVKIINVGWALSSSLASGKVDAIWGGLRNFELNQLELEGYEATAFYPEEHGVPPYDELIFVANKHKYNPETINKFNKAIEKATVYLINHPEKAWQEFVAYAPDTLNNDLNRRAWEDTLTRFALRPGAVELKRYDDYAAFMKQHKIIHTLPQAKDYVLTY
- a CDS encoding ABC transporter permease; the protein is MTKRPLQPFQPPAASARTISRSGFSRKVLRVLISFGVIISLWQAAVMLFSLPPFILPGPVAVLNKLVTRFDVLWHHTLVTSTEVLLGLLLGLAMGLFFALQMLLFAPLRRWLLPILITSQAIPVFAIAPILMLWLGYGIASKVVMAALIIFFPVTTCCYDGLRQTPTGYLDLARTMGATRWQLLWQIRLPAALPALASGIRVAVVVAPIGAVIGEWVGSSEGLGYLMLQANARMFVDEMFAALFILAFFSISFYFIADGLLKKAIPWQNQ